The following are from one region of the Paenibacillus sp. JZ16 genome:
- a CDS encoding DUF456 domain-containing protein, whose product MDILGWIIVIALFIIGMAGAIYPILPGVVAIYLALFVYGWFFTFEHYNSWFWIIQTIILVVLFIADYAVNAWGVKKLGGSKASIWGSTIGLIIGPFVIPAFGLIIGPFLGAFLGEMLAGSGPSKSMKVGFGSVIGLFSSIVVKVILQLAMIVIFFIWIF is encoded by the coding sequence ATGGACATATTGGGCTGGATTATCGTTATCGCTCTGTTTATCATTGGGATGGCCGGAGCGATTTACCCTATTCTGCCGGGGGTTGTCGCCATTTACCTGGCGCTGTTCGTTTACGGCTGGTTCTTTACATTCGAGCATTACAATTCATGGTTCTGGATTATTCAGACCATCATTCTGGTGGTGCTCTTCATTGCCGATTATGCAGTTAACGCCTGGGGGGTTAAGAAGCTCGGCGGTTCCAAAGCCTCGATATGGGGCAGCACCATCGGTTTAATTATCGGGCCGTTCGTTATTCCCGCTTTTGGATTGATTATCGGACCGTTCCTGGGAGCATTTTTGGGTGAAATGCTGGCAGGTTCGGGACCGAGCAAATCCATGAAGGTTGGATTCGGATCGGTCATTGGATTGTTCAGCAGCATTGTGGTGAAGGTTATTTTACAGCTCGCGATGATTGTTATTTTCTTCATTTGGATTTTCTAA
- a CDS encoding Cof-type HAD-IIB family hydrolase, with the protein MKHKYRLLALDMDGTLLRDDHEVSEETVKWIKEAVRHGIHVCLSTGRPFQDAYPYAKQLELTTPMVTVNGGEVWRAPYELHRRALLDSKLVEQMHALAIETGSWFWAYSVERLYNSENWTDDIANQEWLKFGYTTNDHEVRHNILMRLQDMGGLEITNSSPDNLEINPQGVNKATGIGQVCELLGISMSEVVAVGDSLNDLAVIQQAGLGVAMGNAQQTVKDEADLVVSSNNEDGIVEVIRDHILIER; encoded by the coding sequence ATGAAACATAAATATCGATTGTTGGCACTGGATATGGACGGTACGCTGCTGCGGGACGATCATGAAGTGTCTGAGGAAACGGTGAAGTGGATCAAGGAAGCGGTACGGCACGGCATTCATGTCTGTCTCTCGACAGGCCGGCCGTTTCAGGACGCGTATCCGTATGCCAAACAGCTTGAACTGACGACACCGATGGTAACGGTGAACGGAGGCGAGGTATGGCGTGCGCCATATGAATTACACCGCCGCGCATTGCTCGACAGCAAGCTCGTGGAGCAAATGCACGCACTGGCCATTGAAACCGGATCATGGTTCTGGGCGTATTCAGTAGAAAGATTGTATAACTCTGAGAACTGGACCGACGATATCGCGAATCAGGAATGGCTGAAATTCGGTTACACCACGAATGATCATGAGGTGCGTCACAACATTTTGATGCGCCTGCAGGATATGGGCGGACTGGAGATCACGAACTCCTCGCCGGATAACCTGGAAATCAATCCGCAGGGCGTTAACAAAGCGACCGGAATCGGACAGGTGTGTGAGCTGCTCGGCATTAGCATGTCCGAAGTCGTAGCCGTAGGCGACAGCTTGAACGACCTGGCTGTGATTCAGCAGGCCGGCCTCGGCGTGGCGATGGGCAATGCCCAGCAGACGGTTAAGGATGAAGCGGACCTTGTGGTTTCCAGCAACAATGAGGACGGCATCGTTGAGGTCATCAGGGATCATATTTTGATCGAAAGGTGA
- a CDS encoding SRPBCC family protein, with product MTKLNETPVVTAEMLIRRPVSEVFEAFIDPEITTKFWFTKSSGKLEEGSHIRWDWEMYGVHDDVYVQHIEVNRRIAIESSDQTKTEWTFTPRGDHETFVAITHSGFTGNADEMVQGAIDSMGGYTMVLCGLKALLEFNVVLNLVADKAPDAHV from the coding sequence ATGACCAAACTCAATGAGACCCCTGTCGTGACGGCAGAGATGTTGATTCGAAGACCCGTTTCAGAAGTATTCGAGGCTTTCATCGATCCTGAGATTACAACCAAGTTCTGGTTTACCAAAAGCAGCGGCAAGCTGGAGGAAGGCAGCCATATTCGCTGGGATTGGGAGATGTACGGGGTCCATGATGACGTGTACGTTCAACATATCGAAGTCAATCGCCGCATCGCGATCGAGTCTTCGGACCAGACCAAAACCGAGTGGACATTCACGCCACGGGGCGATCATGAGACCTTCGTTGCCATTACCCACTCCGGATTTACAGGCAATGCGGATGAAATGGTACAGGGAGCTATTGATTCCATGGGAGGATACACCATGGTACTCTGCGGCCTCAAAGCGCTGCTGGAGTTTAACGTCGTCCTTAATCTGGTGGCGGACAAAGCTCCAGACGCCCATGTGTAA
- a CDS encoding peptidoglycan D,D-transpeptidase FtsI family protein — translation MKGFRPDKRKQEEQDAGSQFNLRVNLFFFSTFIIFCVIIIRLAILQFVEGPELKELETGGQVKNFPLQPIRGSIIDASGTPIAYSTPSQALYLTLLKDYSSSERGKKNRPEIQKLAEEMVKVFEQYGDPKAEKLTVDDVIKAMDLEFNKQPGYEPRRIKANLSTKEVAYFMEHKNEYPGVEVVEESQRQYNPDKIAVQTIGYLKEFRGNKTLDKYKQIDEQNKKQKDPGLIYTEQEKVGVDGLEMMFQDELRGKNGYIGIPINPQNMADGVPTMIAPEKGYNIHTTIHKDIQKVTQQAIIDQLKWLHTNTVSGKTHPNAQTGYAVAMEVDTGNIVAMASMPDYDPNVWENGTDDWESVMKYYGNGTISPYSSGRSGNNLESVVLLGSTVKPLSVLIGLNEKLFGPNDYYYDGGAAFFGKDNSRVQNSGGRAYGSLNPRSAIEHSSNAFMVDWVGERLYNKYGSESVGKWDEYMKEFGLGVSTESGLPKEHKGIIEYTNIEQAGSYLASMAYASFGQSGKYTTLQLAQYASTLANRGERIRPQLASKIVDQDGNVIKEFKREVLNKAEFPEQYWNEVIAGMNTQGLRAFEDFKYDFARKTGTSEQDIYKNGTRIRVENGVFIAFAPRQNPKLAVAVVIPEAGFGSQSAAPVARKIFDAYDEIYGLDGTPHPKKTEGENGDGSNE, via the coding sequence GTGAAAGGGTTTAGGCCGGATAAGCGCAAACAAGAAGAACAAGATGCCGGCAGTCAGTTTAACTTGCGGGTTAATCTATTTTTTTTCAGCACTTTTATCATATTCTGTGTCATTATTATACGCCTTGCTATACTGCAGTTTGTTGAAGGACCTGAGCTAAAAGAGCTCGAAACCGGCGGACAGGTTAAAAATTTCCCGCTTCAGCCGATCCGGGGCAGCATCATTGATGCTTCCGGAACACCGATTGCCTACTCGACACCTTCCCAAGCACTGTATTTAACGCTGTTAAAAGATTACAGTTCATCCGAACGGGGGAAGAAGAACCGTCCGGAGATCCAAAAGCTGGCCGAGGAAATGGTCAAGGTCTTCGAACAGTATGGTGATCCAAAAGCCGAAAAGCTAACGGTGGATGATGTGATCAAAGCGATGGACCTGGAGTTCAACAAGCAGCCGGGTTATGAGCCGAGACGCATAAAGGCAAATCTCTCGACTAAAGAAGTGGCCTACTTTATGGAGCATAAAAATGAATATCCTGGAGTCGAGGTTGTCGAAGAGAGTCAGCGTCAATACAACCCGGACAAAATCGCCGTTCAAACGATTGGTTATTTGAAAGAATTCCGCGGAAATAAGACACTGGATAAATATAAACAGATCGATGAGCAGAACAAGAAACAAAAAGATCCGGGACTTATCTACACGGAGCAGGAGAAGGTCGGTGTAGATGGACTCGAAATGATGTTCCAGGATGAGCTGCGCGGCAAGAACGGATATATCGGCATTCCGATTAATCCGCAGAACATGGCGGACGGGGTGCCAACCATGATCGCCCCGGAGAAGGGCTACAATATTCATACGACGATCCACAAGGATATTCAGAAGGTGACGCAGCAGGCGATCATTGATCAGCTGAAATGGCTTCATACCAATACGGTTTCCGGTAAAACGCATCCGAATGCGCAGACGGGTTATGCCGTAGCGATGGAAGTGGACACCGGCAACATTGTTGCCATGGCCAGCATGCCGGACTATGACCCGAATGTGTGGGAGAATGGAACTGATGATTGGGAATCCGTCATGAAGTATTACGGCAACGGAACGATTTCTCCATACAGTTCCGGTCGATCCGGCAACAATCTGGAATCGGTTGTGCTGTTGGGTTCAACAGTAAAGCCACTAAGTGTACTCATTGGACTTAATGAAAAATTGTTCGGGCCAAACGATTATTATTATGATGGCGGGGCTGCATTTTTTGGTAAAGATAATTCAAGGGTTCAGAACTCCGGTGGTAGAGCTTACGGATCTTTGAACCCAAGAAGTGCAATTGAACACTCATCTAACGCCTTTATGGTTGACTGGGTTGGGGAACGACTGTATAACAAATATGGTTCCGAATCCGTTGGAAAATGGGATGAATATATGAAGGAATTCGGGCTTGGGGTTTCTACCGAATCCGGTTTGCCAAAGGAGCATAAAGGAATCATCGAGTATACCAATATCGAGCAGGCGGGAAGTTATCTGGCTTCCATGGCATACGCTTCATTCGGACAGTCCGGTAAATATACGACGCTCCAATTGGCCCAGTACGCCAGCACGCTTGCCAATCGGGGAGAACGCATTCGGCCGCAGCTTGCGAGCAAGATTGTGGATCAGGACGGCAATGTGATCAAGGAATTCAAACGCGAGGTATTAAATAAAGCGGAATTCCCAGAGCAGTACTGGAATGAAGTCATTGCAGGGATGAATACGCAAGGACTTCGAGCATTTGAAGATTTTAAATATGATTTTGCACGGAAGACAGGAACATCCGAGCAGGATATTTATAAAAACGGTACTCGGATCCGGGTGGAGAACGGGGTGTTCATCGCCTTTGCTCCACGGCAAAATCCGAAGCTGGCCGTCGCCGTGGTCATTCCGGAAGCAGGCTTCGGTTCCCAGAGTGCCGCGCCGGTTGCCCGTAAAATTTTTGACGCGTATGACGAGATTTACGGACTCGACGGTACGCCTCACCCTAAAAAAACCGAGGGTGAGAATGGGGATGGCAGTAACGAATAA
- a CDS encoding transglutaminase domain-containing protein — MMSAWKESVLGGNGITILLLLIVAFSLIQGWSRGASRSAGKLVFFLGDAVLRLVGLAISVPFTLWLSPKAGDWLGTVSTLPNRELRFWEQIYYTAVKSLADFPLLRFAVLFMLSYALIVFMLRLLVSLIMGGRLGLFETRKDTSASLLSRLTGAGIGVIMGAARSIIVIAILFIYVSLNPDHGFSRYVEASPVYQQGAKAVIEPLSGSLVREKLPVFTQSVQEELNGIIQRKYEVIDHKIPEGIEQTAAHVVKGSSTDEEKARKLYDWVGSRITYDHDKVTLYEEQRIWKEQTPQDTYDTRLGVCIDYARLYAMMARSQDLKVRVVTGRGYNGQGGYGPHAWNEVYLSEEKRWIPLDPTWAQSGNWFNPPRFNETHIKEQVF; from the coding sequence TTGATGTCGGCATGGAAGGAGAGTGTGCTGGGTGGAAACGGAATCACCATCTTGCTGCTGCTGATTGTGGCTTTTTCACTAATACAGGGATGGAGTCGCGGAGCCTCCCGGTCAGCCGGGAAGCTTGTTTTTTTTCTGGGGGATGCGGTGCTGCGCCTGGTCGGGCTTGCGATCTCCGTTCCTTTTACATTATGGTTATCACCTAAAGCAGGCGATTGGCTGGGTACGGTCTCCACTTTACCGAATCGAGAGCTGCGCTTCTGGGAACAGATTTATTATACAGCCGTAAAATCGCTGGCGGATTTCCCGCTGCTGCGGTTTGCGGTGCTGTTTATGTTAAGTTACGCCCTTATCGTATTTATGCTGCGTCTGCTCGTGTCCCTGATTATGGGAGGCAGGCTGGGACTCTTCGAAACGAGAAAAGATACATCGGCATCGCTGCTGAGCCGGCTAACAGGTGCGGGAATTGGCGTCATCATGGGCGCAGCGCGGAGCATTATTGTTATTGCGATCTTATTCATCTACGTCAGTTTGAATCCCGATCACGGCTTTAGCCGGTACGTTGAGGCTTCACCCGTTTATCAACAGGGGGCGAAGGCAGTAATAGAGCCTTTATCGGGCTCTCTCGTCCGCGAGAAGCTGCCGGTCTTTACCCAATCGGTTCAGGAAGAATTGAACGGGATCATTCAGCGGAAGTATGAGGTCATCGACCACAAGATTCCCGAGGGCATTGAGCAGACGGCAGCCCATGTTGTAAAGGGTTCGTCAACCGATGAAGAGAAAGCGCGAAAGCTCTATGATTGGGTTGGCAGCCGGATAACATATGATCACGACAAAGTGACCTTGTACGAAGAGCAGCGGATATGGAAAGAGCAGACACCGCAGGATACGTATGACACCAGGTTAGGCGTGTGCATTGATTATGCCCGGCTGTATGCCATGATGGCCCGGTCTCAGGATCTGAAAGTCCGGGTCGTAACCGGCAGGGGATATAATGGCCAAGGCGGTTATGGTCCGCATGCCTGGAATGAGGTCTACTTGAGTGAAGAGAAGCGGTGGATACCGCTGGACCCGACCTGGGCACAGAGCGGAAACTGGTTTAACCCGCCTCGCTTTAATGAAACGCATATTAAGGAGCAGGTGTTTTGA
- a CDS encoding MFS transporter — protein MKTALWLYMFLFLAFFDLHAQYPVLTPFAISLGAAPTFIGWMMGIYALTHLPGNLLAGNLIDRHGSRRYIIFSLTAAGVILLLQAHVQLPWQLLVLRSISGFVLAFLSPACLALLASLSRDPVTQGKYMSGHGVIHTLASVLSPAAGAFIVAKAGFSGTFQSLGWLLIFTGLMAFLSLPKPLSATAKDKGQAAVPINNGAPARLPFSLRLYLIPFAIACSQGILFFEIPLRESGLASIMSTGLLFSVISLGALVTLSMLFLNRYAPHIRVAIGVLGLAICFYALAAADHVPIMIILFALGLAKGFLFPALSSLFIELSGGGRLGKVFSFQSIAMSLGSFVGPIAAGQLRTVVSPYFIAFLMLMTVLLLLPKRNREAPLTAISPEAPISTV, from the coding sequence TTGAAAACCGCTTTATGGCTCTATATGTTTTTGTTTCTGGCGTTTTTTGATTTGCATGCTCAGTATCCTGTACTGACGCCTTTTGCCATCTCTCTTGGCGCAGCCCCTACGTTTATCGGCTGGATGATGGGCATTTATGCTCTGACCCATCTGCCTGGCAATCTGCTTGCAGGCAATCTGATCGACCGGCACGGCAGCAGACGCTACATTATTTTCAGCTTAACCGCCGCTGGTGTGATCCTGTTGCTCCAGGCTCATGTCCAATTGCCCTGGCAGCTGCTCGTGCTCCGCTCGATCAGCGGATTCGTTCTGGCCTTTTTGTCACCGGCCTGTCTGGCACTGCTTGCGTCACTCTCCCGGGATCCTGTTACGCAAGGCAAATATATGTCCGGTCATGGCGTAATACACACTCTTGCCTCCGTCTTGTCCCCGGCCGCCGGCGCTTTCATTGTAGCCAAAGCAGGATTTTCCGGTACATTCCAGAGTCTGGGCTGGCTTTTGATTTTCACCGGTTTGATGGCGTTTCTCAGTCTCCCGAAGCCTCTGTCAGCCACTGCTAAGGATAAAGGTCAGGCTGCTGTTCCGATCAACAATGGGGCACCGGCGCGGCTTCCTTTTAGCTTGCGTTTATATTTGATTCCGTTTGCTATCGCATGCTCTCAAGGAATCCTGTTTTTTGAAATACCGCTGCGAGAAAGCGGGCTGGCAAGCATTATGTCCACCGGACTTCTATTCTCCGTCATTAGTCTTGGAGCTTTGGTCACATTAAGCATGCTGTTTCTTAATCGTTATGCGCCCCATATCAGAGTAGCCATCGGCGTATTGGGGCTGGCGATTTGCTTCTACGCTCTGGCCGCAGCTGACCATGTACCGATTATGATCATCCTGTTTGCACTCGGGCTAGCTAAAGGATTCCTGTTTCCGGCATTATCCTCATTGTTCATCGAGCTAAGCGGCGGAGGCAGACTCGGGAAAGTGTTCTCATTTCAATCCATCGCCATGTCGCTTGGTTCCTTTGTCGGCCCTATTGCGGCTGGACAGCTCCGAACGGTGGTGTCACCTTATTTCATCGCGTTTCTGATGCTGATGACCGTTCTGCTGCTGCTCCCCAAACGCAATCGTGAAGCCCCTTTAACGGCCATCTCACCGGAAGCCCCAATCTCAACCGTCTAA
- a CDS encoding toprim domain-containing protein: protein MPIFIIVEGKNDRSRLRRLLTSDITILCTFGTLNTAKLESLHKQVKDQEVYLFMDNDSSGKKIRGALRDIFPDAEQIYTRRGYAGVEGTPDEYLIAQLEKAGLEEFIIYPPPAEF from the coding sequence ATGCCGATATTCATCATCGTAGAGGGTAAGAACGACAGGAGTCGACTACGCCGATTGCTGACATCAGATATAACCATCTTGTGCACGTTCGGAACGTTAAACACCGCCAAGCTTGAAAGCCTTCATAAACAGGTGAAGGATCAAGAGGTCTATCTTTTTATGGATAACGACAGCTCCGGCAAAAAAATTCGCGGTGCCCTGCGCGACATCTTTCCTGATGCCGAACAGATTTATACGCGCCGGGGTTACGCCGGAGTTGAAGGAACGCCTGACGAGTACCTAATTGCCCAGTTAGAGAAGGCCGGGCTGGAAGAGTTCATCATTTACCCGCCTCCTGCTGAATTCTGA
- a CDS encoding SCO family protein has protein sequence MNAFKRYKWTWVLLAVCVIAAIYLVYNSLGFGKEKFPIVREVAAYSMENVDGKTITSDDTKGKVKLMYFYFTSCPDVCPITTLVLSQIQEDLKKEGLFGKEVNFVSISFDPETDTKKKIKEFGDRFYADYSGWYFLRGDQEETRKLMQDSFKIPLLGNNSTNFTHGNSIALVDRDNNIRKTYNAADPAEVKTEDIVKDIKSLIKE, from the coding sequence ATGAATGCATTCAAACGTTACAAATGGACTTGGGTACTACTCGCTGTCTGTGTAATAGCAGCAATTTACCTGGTATACAATTCGCTGGGATTCGGAAAAGAAAAGTTTCCTATCGTTCGTGAGGTTGCCGCTTATTCCATGGAGAATGTGGATGGAAAGACGATCACATCGGATGATACCAAAGGCAAGGTGAAGCTCATGTACTTCTATTTCACCAGCTGCCCAGATGTGTGCCCGATTACGACACTGGTACTTTCGCAAATACAGGAAGACTTGAAGAAAGAGGGCCTCTTCGGTAAAGAGGTTAACTTCGTGTCCATCTCCTTTGATCCGGAAACCGATACAAAAAAGAAGATTAAGGAATTCGGGGACCGTTTCTATGCTGATTATAGCGGCTGGTACTTCCTTCGTGGAGATCAGGAGGAAACACGGAAGCTGATGCAGGACTCTTTCAAAATCCCGCTGCTCGGCAATAACTCGACGAATTTCACGCATGGCAATTCCATTGCATTGGTTGACCGGGACAACAATATTCGGAAGACTTATAATGCAGCAGACCCGGCCGAAGTGAAGACCGAGGATATTGTGAAGGACATTAAGTCTTTAATTAAGGAATAA
- the cyoE gene encoding heme o synthase yields MDNHLRYQAPSESAALASAAPAPPDKAGTWKDFITVTKPGIIRSNLIAAFAGFWLASRWDIQFGLMIMTLLGTVLVMASSCVFNNYFDRELDMKMERTRNRSLPTGRLTPKVVLWYAIILGVVGLAMLFLFSGVLAGIFGAIGMFVYVVVYTLWLKRSSTWSTSVGAISGAMPPVIGYVAVTGSVDMAAVLLFALLFLWQPPHFWALGIRRVEEYRAAGFPLLPVVKGIKRTKYQMIPYLVLLIPIPILMYTYGYAGIFFLVIGLFLAVWWLYAALQGFRAKDDEAWSKKVFIISINYLTLSLIVLILNTTF; encoded by the coding sequence GTGGATAATCACTTGAGATACCAGGCTCCTTCAGAATCCGCAGCACTTGCCTCGGCAGCGCCTGCACCTCCCGATAAGGCGGGGACTTGGAAAGATTTTATCACGGTGACGAAGCCCGGAATCATCCGGTCAAATTTGATAGCGGCTTTTGCCGGATTTTGGCTAGCGTCGCGTTGGGATATCCAATTTGGATTGATGATTATGACACTTCTCGGAACCGTGCTTGTTATGGCTTCGTCCTGTGTTTTCAATAACTATTTCGACAGAGAGCTCGACATGAAGATGGAGCGCACACGGAATCGCTCACTTCCAACCGGACGGCTGACACCTAAGGTTGTTCTTTGGTATGCCATCATACTTGGGGTCGTTGGACTAGCTATGTTATTCCTGTTCTCAGGGGTATTGGCCGGGATATTCGGAGCGATCGGAATGTTCGTATACGTTGTGGTATACACATTATGGCTAAAGCGTTCATCAACATGGAGCACATCGGTAGGCGCTATTTCCGGAGCGATGCCTCCGGTGATCGGCTATGTGGCCGTGACAGGAAGCGTAGATATGGCTGCGGTGCTGCTGTTCGCACTTCTGTTTCTGTGGCAGCCGCCACATTTCTGGGCGCTGGGCATTCGCCGCGTTGAAGAGTATCGCGCAGCGGGCTTCCCGTTATTGCCGGTTGTTAAAGGAATTAAACGCACGAAGTATCAGATGATTCCTTACCTGGTGTTACTTATTCCGATCCCTATTCTGATGTACACGTATGGGTACGCCGGTATTTTTTTTCTGGTTATCGGACTCTTCCTGGCTGTTTGGTGGCTCTACGCCGCACTCCAAGGTTTCCGTGCCAAGGACGATGAAGCTTGGTCCAAAAAAGTATTTATTATCTCCATCAACTACTTGACCTTGAGCCTGATCGTTCTCATACTCAATACCACCTTTTAA
- a CDS encoding alpha/beta-type small acid-soluble spore protein, which yields MARRSNNLVVPQATAALQRLKLEAAQELGVTIPQDGYYGNYTSRETGSLGGYITKRLVQQAEQALSGSGRTL from the coding sequence ATGGCACGCCGCAGCAACAATTTGGTTGTACCTCAAGCTACTGCAGCATTACAACGTTTGAAACTCGAGGCTGCTCAAGAACTAGGCGTAACGATTCCTCAGGACGGTTACTATGGTAACTATACTTCCCGTGAAACAGGATCCCTGGGTGGATACATTACAAAACGTTTGGTACAGCAAGCTGAACAGGCTCTTTCGGGGTCTGGCCGCACGCTGTAA
- the trpS gene encoding tryptophan--tRNA ligase, with protein MKTVLSGIQPSGNLTLGNYIGAIKNFVKLQDEHDCYFMVVDLHAITVPQEPSSLRDRSESVAALYVAAGIDPNRANIFLQSHVPQHAELGWIMTTMVNMGELERMTQFKDKSEGKDSVGAGLFVYPALMAADILLYNANLVPVGDDQKQHLEITRDLAARFNHRFGSYFNMPEPFIPEVGARIMSLDDASKKMSKSNPVEGSYIAMLDTPDQIRKKISRATTDSGAEVVYDPSAKPEVSNLMSIYSECAGVSLQEVQARFEGKMYGAFKKELGEVVVAALEPLQNRYYEIRQTGEIHDILAKGAEQAQKTAAQILDGVKDKMGFLARK; from the coding sequence ATGAAAACTGTATTATCGGGAATTCAGCCGAGTGGCAATTTGACACTGGGCAACTACATCGGAGCCATTAAAAATTTCGTTAAGCTCCAAGATGAGCATGATTGTTACTTTATGGTCGTCGATCTGCATGCCATTACGGTACCGCAGGAGCCAAGTTCGCTTAGAGATCGCTCCGAATCGGTTGCGGCACTGTACGTTGCAGCCGGAATCGACCCGAATCGTGCTAATATTTTTCTTCAATCCCATGTTCCTCAGCATGCCGAGCTGGGATGGATCATGACAACGATGGTCAATATGGGCGAATTGGAACGAATGACACAATTTAAGGACAAATCGGAGGGTAAAGATTCCGTAGGAGCCGGTTTGTTTGTCTATCCAGCGCTCATGGCTGCAGACATATTGCTGTATAATGCCAATCTGGTACCGGTAGGGGATGACCAGAAGCAGCATTTGGAAATCACGCGCGATTTAGCTGCACGGTTCAACCATCGGTTTGGTTCCTACTTCAATATGCCGGAACCGTTCATTCCAGAGGTAGGCGCACGAATTATGTCGCTGGACGATGCTTCTAAAAAGATGAGCAAAAGTAATCCGGTTGAGGGCAGTTATATTGCGATGCTGGACACGCCGGATCAAATACGCAAGAAAATCAGCCGGGCTACAACCGACTCCGGGGCCGAAGTGGTCTATGATCCGTCCGCTAAACCAGAGGTTAGCAATCTGATGAGCATTTATTCCGAGTGCGCTGGAGTATCCCTGCAGGAAGTACAGGCGCGTTTTGAAGGAAAGATGTACGGGGCATTCAAGAAGGAGCTTGGCGAAGTTGTAGTAGCCGCTCTGGAACCACTTCAAAACAGATACTACGAAATTCGCCAAACCGGTGAGATCCATGACATTCTGGCCAAGGGAGCAGAGCAGGCACAGAAGACTGCGGCTCAAATACTGGATGGCGTCAAGGACAAGATGGGCTTTCTGGCTCGTAAATAA
- a CDS encoding alpha/beta-type small acid-soluble spore protein, whose product MAQGRSSNNLVVPQATAALQQLKVEAAQELGVTLPQDGYMGNYTSRETGSLGGYITKRLVQLAEQQLSGRSNL is encoded by the coding sequence ATGGCTCAAGGTCGTTCTTCTAACAATCTTGTCGTACCTCAAGCAACTGCAGCTCTTCAACAATTGAAAGTAGAAGCTGCTCAAGAACTGGGTGTGACGCTTCCACAAGACGGTTACATGGGTAACTATACTTCCCGTGAAACAGGTTCTTTGGGAGGTTACATCACCAAACGTCTGGTTCAATTGGCTGAGCAGCAATTATCGGGTCGTTCGAACCTGTAA
- a CDS encoding O-methyltransferase has protein sequence MVKLDQLSLARQLDIVFKELEEELGGLSSGTVFVQIRNNVIGKFGIRHNPLAGRNGVIAPLEEGLSEAQQFSFRTMALESLKHKRHWTHGEISYEFMVRQGIVIVDAVLESNYNMANLMIRYPRNTYAEAASES, from the coding sequence ATGGTAAAACTAGATCAATTATCACTGGCTAGACAATTGGACATCGTTTTTAAAGAGCTGGAAGAAGAGTTGGGAGGTCTTAGTTCAGGGACAGTATTTGTACAAATACGAAATAATGTAATTGGTAAATTTGGCATACGGCACAATCCATTGGCTGGGCGTAACGGAGTCATAGCTCCACTTGAGGAGGGGCTAAGTGAAGCTCAACAATTCTCTTTTCGTACGATGGCACTTGAAAGTCTGAAACATAAACGTCACTGGACACACGGCGAAATCAGTTATGAATTTATGGTACGACAAGGCATTGTAATTGTAGATGCTGTCCTTGAATCCAACTATAACATGGCAAACTTGATGATTCGGTACCCTCGGAATACATATGCCGAAGCTGCTTCGGAATCCTGA